A genomic window from Camelina sativa cultivar DH55 chromosome 2, Cs, whole genome shotgun sequence includes:
- the LOC104730691 gene encoding zinc finger protein CONSTANS-LIKE 4, with translation MMMGKKKCELCSGVARMYCESDQASLCWDCDGKVHGANFLVAKHTRCLLCSVCQSLTPWKASGLRLGPTVSLCESCCLARKKTNKKTTIACCDRFSSEDGAESYDEDEEDEDEEEEEEEAENQVVPATAAGQELPVVSSSSSVSMKRTRHDLDLNCSSDDDEENESSRPLKRLARDDEEASSKSTVVMKSVLRLEGGRRKSNG, from the exons ATGATGATGGGGAAGAAGAAGTGTGAGTTATGTAGTGGTGTAGCGAGAATGTATTGTGAGTCAGATCAAGCGAGTTTGTGTTGGGATTGCGACGGTAAGGTTCACGGAGCTAATTTTCTTGTGGCGAAACACACGCGATGCCTTCTCTGTAGCGTCTGTCAGTCGCTAACGCCTTGGAAAGCCTCGGGGCTTCGTCTCGGCCCAACTGTTTCTCTCTGCGAGTCTTGTTGTTTAGCTCGTAAGAAGACGAACAAGAAGACGACCATCGCTTGTTGCGATCGGTTTAGTAGTGAAGACGGTGCTGAGTCTtatgatgaggatgaggaagatgaagatgaggaagaagaagaagaagaagcggagAATCAGGTTGTGCCGGCGACGGCGGCGGGACAAGAACTTCCGGTGGTGAGTTCGTCGTCTTCGGTTAGTATGAAAAGGACGAGACATGATCTAGATCTGAACTGCTCTTCCGATGATGAT GAGGAGAACGAGTCATCTCGACCACTGAAACGATTAGCGAGAGACGATGAAGAAGCTTCGTCTAAATCAACGGTTGTGATGAAATCAGTTTTGAGATTAGAAGGAGGAAGGAGGAAATCGAACGGTTGA